A single region of the Phoenix dactylifera cultivar Barhee BC4 unplaced genomic scaffold, palm_55x_up_171113_PBpolish2nd_filt_p 001867F, whole genome shotgun sequence genome encodes:
- the LOC103697006 gene encoding phosphoribosylformylglycinamidine cyclo-ligase, chloroplastic/mitochondrial — MSASFGAAAEQLFRCTAAAAGRPVDRQPSAFGAIPVNRIRLPRGSLRMAAPAKDRKERRRIGGLEISCSKGGDGGRGLTYKDAGVDIDAGTELVRRIAKMAPGVGGFGGLFPLGDSYLVAGTDGVGTKLKLAFETGIHDTIGIDLVAMSVNDIVTSGAKPLFFLDYFATSNLDVDLAEKVIKGIVDGCQQSDCVLLGGETAEMPDFYAKGEYDLSGFAVGIVKKDSVIDGKNIKVGDVLIGLPSSGVHSNGFSLVRRVLAQSGLSLNDQLPGNNGKPITLGEALMAPTVIYVKQVIDIISKGGVKGIAHITGGGFTDNIPRVFPSGLGAKILTNSWEVPAVFKWMQEAGGIEDAEMRRTFNMGIGMVLVVSREAADRILSECQGSSTAYLIGEVITGEGVEFA, encoded by the exons ATGAGCGCGAGCTTCGGAGCGGCGGCGGAACAGCTCTTCCGCTGcacggcagcggcggcgggaaGGCCCGTCGATCGGCAGCCGTCTGCTTTCGGCGCGATTCCCGTCAACCGGATTCGGCTGCCCCGGGGGTCGCTGCGGATGGCGGCGCCGGCGAAGGACCGGAAGGAGCGGAGGAGGATCGGGGGATTGGAAATCTCGTGTTCTAAGGGCGGCGATGGAGGTCGAGGTCTCACTTATAAGGACGCCGGCGTGGATATCGACGCCGGGACGGAGCTGGTTCGGAGGATCGCCAAGATGGCCCCCGGGGTCGGAGGGTTCGGCGGTCTCTTCCCTTTGG GAGATTCGTACCTTGTTGCTGGCACGGATGGTGTGGGCACCAAACTGAAGCTTGCATTTGAAACTGGTATCCATGATACCATTGGGATTGATTTG GTGGCCATGAGTGTGAATGACATTGTTACCTCTGGAGCAAAACCATTATTCTTCCTTGATTACTTTGCGACAAGTAATTTAGATGTGGATCTTGCGGAGAAG GTAATAAAGGGGATTGTTGATGGATGCCAGCAGTCTGATTGTGTTCTGTTAGGTGGGGAG ACAGCCGAAATGCCTGATTTCTATGCAAAAGGAGAATATGATCTTAGTGGTTTTGCTGTTGGCATTGTTAAAAAGGATTCAGTAATTGATGGGAAAAATATCAAGGTTGGAGATGTTCTCATAGGTCTTCCATCAAGTGGTGTTCATTCGAATGGGTTTTCTCTTGTGAGAAG GGTTCTGGCACAAAGTGGTCTCTCTTTGAATGATCAGCTTCCTGGAAATAATGGCAAACCTATAACTTTAGGTGAAGCTTTAATGGCACCTACTGTTATTTATGTTAAGCAG GTGATTGATATTATTAGCAAGGGAGGTGTGAAAGGAATAGCCCACATCACTGGTGGTGGTTTTACAGACAACATTCCAAGAGTGTTTCCTTCAGGCCTTGGAGCTAAAATCTTAACAAATTCTTGGGAAGTCCCTGCTGTATTCAAATGGATGCAAGAG GCTGGAGGAATTGAGGATGCTGAGATGAGGCGGACCTTTAACATGGGTATTGGGATGGTTCTTGTTGTTAGCCGCGAGGCAGCTGATAGAATACTTTCAGAATGTCAAGGATCTAGTACAGCTTATCTCATTGGGGAGGTCATAACTGGTGAAGGTGTCGAGTTTGCCTGA